In Alteromonas sp. RKMC-009, the genomic stretch TACGCGCTTAATCGATAACCCTCAACCGATGCAAATGAAAGTGCCGGTTGAAGAATTACTCCCGGTGGTTGAGAGCCTTAATTACTTTATTGCAGAAAACAGTCGCCATTATCAACGGGAAAGAAGACTTACGTCTGATATTGCCCATGAGTTGAAAACCCCGGTGACTGAACTTATCACCATGGCTGAAATTGCGACCCGCTTTCCCGATGATGAAGAGTTAGAAGCTCACTTTAAACCCGATGTCTTAACGATTGGTTTAAGGATGAAAAGTATCATCTCAGGGTTAATGATTTTACACAAATACTCTAATCAGAAACTGGCTTGCGCAGACATTATCGATGTTTGCGATCTGCTTACAAAAGTGATTGATTCTGAGGGAAGTGGAAGGGTGCATCTGGTCTTTGATGAAGCTACAGATACAACTGTGAAAAGCAATTTATTTGCGCTGGAGTCCGTATGTACTAATCTGATTGCCAACGCATTACAGTACAGCCCGACTGACTCGCAAGTGACTTGTAATATTGAAAAGCTTACCGGTGATACTCTGGATGTTGTGGTAAGCAATACCATGCAAAAACCGGTGAGCGACGAAGAGTTGCAATTGATGTTCGAGCCTTTATGGCAACACGATCCCGCCCGTACTTCGACAGAAAACTTCGGCCTCGGACTGGCTATCGTCAAAACGCTTCTGAAAGCGGTGGATGCCGGCATTCGGGTGAGTGCTGATGGGGGCGATATCGCCTTTCGGGTTAGTTTGCCGGTGTAGTGTCAAAGCCCGTCATACCAACTCGTTATAACGGGCTGTTAACTAGTCATCCTACATGTTCAAGAGCGACAGTTTTGGGGTGCTAAATTACTCACATGCAAGCACATCTACGTTTTCAGGGGCTTGCTGAATAAACACATCGGCAAGGCTTAACGTTCCGCTACCTGATGTGCGCAGGGCGAAGGCAGTTGTCAGTGTGTTTACGTCAGGTGAGGCGAAACATTTAAGGGGTAATGCCAGAGACTGCCAGCTGTTACCCTCAAAGTCCGACAGCGCCGGTGCGATATTGACGCCGGACGGGCAGGCTTCATCGCCGTCTTGCTGTTCAGAACACAAGGTAACGAGAACATCATCTGAAAAAGGTTGCGAGACATTGACACTGAAAACCAGCGCACGGTTTTCTGCATGCGCATTCGATGCAACTAATTCAGCTTTTTCAGTGCGCGTGAAAGCAACACCGGCCGGCGTCTTTCCATTGAAGGTGACGGTGATCGCATCTTCCTGTACCACTTTGTCGCTGGTGCGGTAAGTAATGCTGCCGAAGGATTCAGCGCTTGCGGCAACAGTTTTGCGTTCATTGTTTGAGGTAAGCTGTAACGACCATGGCGCGCGGACGCCGCCCTGTAAAATGGCAACAGACTCTGCAGATTGTTGCTTAAGGCTTTCATCTTGTTCGTTCAGGTTGTCCGGCAGAACATTCTTGTCGCTGAAGGTTAAACCAAATCCATAGGGCAGGAGAGGGGCGTAATCATCATCTCCCACATTGGCTATCTGCAGGGGGGATGCCGGCCATGAGAAGGGCAGTTTACCTTTAAAATCAGCATCGCCGAATAATACCTCTGCCACAGCCGCACCTTCGGATCCCGGAAGCCAGGCGGCAACGAACGCATCCGAGGCATTCAGTTCAGCATTCACCCACATCGGCCTGCCAGAAATGAATACCGAAACCACAGGGATTCCGTCTTCTTTCAGTTTCTTCAGTAAGGCCAAATCTTTCTGATTACCTGGCTGGTAGGCGAGTGTTTCTCTGTCGCCTACACCTTCTGCATAGGGCTCTTCACCAAATACGACAATGGCCACATCGGGTTTGCTGCTATAGCTGCCATCAACCGATAAAGTGGCATTACCGCCAGCTTGCTTTGCGTACTGTGAAATACCATCAAATACCGACGTGCCACCAGGGAAATCGTCATTGGTATTGTTCGTCCCCTGCCAGGTAATTGTCCAGCCGCCGGATTGTTTGCCAATGTTGTCAGCCGCATCACCGGCCACCAGAATGTTCGCGCTTGCAGACAGCGGTAACAGGCTTTGTTTGTTTTTCAGTAAAACCAGAGATTCCTTAACGGCCTGACGGGCGACTTTTCTGTGTTCTTCACTGCCAATCAGAGACTGTTTACCGGAAAGCGGGCGCTGGGCAGGGCTGGCTTTATCAAAAAGTCCTGCCCGCATTTTTACCCGCAGAATGCGTCTTACCGCATCGTCTAAACGGGCGCTGCTGATGGTGCCGTCTTTCACCTGCGCCACTGTATTGTGGTAAAGCGCTTTCCAGTCGGAAGGTACCATATAAATATCGAGGCCAGCGTTAATCGCCTGAGCGCAATTGTCGTTAGTGCAGCCTTTAATCTGACCATGCCCGTTCCAGTCGCCCACCACAAAGCCGTCGAACCCCATGCGGTTTTTCAGCACGTCTGTCAGTAAGTATTCATGACCATGTAGTTTTTTGCCGTGCCAGCTGTTAAATGACGCCATCACCGATTGTGCGCCCGCAGTAAGGCCACCCACATAGCCCTGAGCGTGAATATCAAACAGGTCTTGTTCTGTTGCGATGTTGTCGCCCTGGTCGTCGCCTTTCACTGTGCCGCCATCACCAACGAAGTGTTTTACGGTACTGATCACCCGCTCGTCACCCAGGAAATCACCGGCATCAGCATGGCCTTGCAGGCCTTTAACCACAGAAGCAGCATAGGCTTTTACAATTTCAGGATCTTCTGAGTAGCTTTCATAAGTGCGGCCCCAGCGGTCATCACGCACAACGGCAACTGTTGGTGCAAATACCCAGTCGATCCCGGTGGCCATGACTTCCTGCGCCGTGATGTTAGCTATCTGTTCCATTAACTCAGGATTGTTGGCCGCGCCAAGGCCAATGTTGTGGGGAAACAGCGTGGCACCAATCACATTGTTGTGACCGTGTACCGCATCTGTTCCCCACATGGTTGGAATCGTTGAGCCGTCTTTACTGTCGTCAACAGAAGCCTGATACATGGCTTCTGCCAAATCTATCCATTCCTGCGGCGTTGCATGTTTATTACTGCCGGGAAATGAGCCTCCGCCGTTAAGATAAGAGCCAAAGCCGTATTGACGCATATCTTCCGGGGTAATACTGCCGATTTCAGGCTGGATCACCTGCGCGACTTTTTGCTCAACAGTCATTGACGCTAACAAAGCAGACACTCTGTCTTCCGTCGCCTGGTCCGGTTTAACGGCCATATCCAGATGAGGCCAAACTGACGGGCTGTCTGCGTTATCTGTGGAAGAAACACAGGCTGTCAGCAGAACGGAGGCAACGACCGTTGAGAGCAAAGTCTTTCGCATAATGTAAGAACCTTCATAGTTAGATTTGAAAGCGCTTACATTTTGTTATAATGTTATTTGAAAGCGCTTACATTTTTTCAAGATAATTACACGAAGCGTTAACAAGTTCAATCCTGAATAACGAAAACTGGTTTGCCTGCCGGGAACAGACATGAAAAAAATAGAGTTACCTGATGACAGCCCGATGCGGCATTGCGATTTCCTGTTTGGCGTTGCTACGTCCAGCTATCAGATTGAAGGTAGCAGGCATCAGCGGGATGATTGCATATGGGATCTTTTTTGCAGAAAGCCCGGTGCCATCAGCGATGGATCTGACGGCGATATTGCCTGCAGGCATATTGAAAAGTGGCGGGAAGATGCTGAACTCATTGCATCCCTCGGCGTGGATGCCTACCGGTTGTCTGTGTGCTGGCCCAGAGTTATCAATGATGAGGGAACAGTGAATGAGGAGGGGCTGGCTTTTTACATTGAATTGGTCACCTGGCTGCACAACAGAGGGATTAAAGTCTTTGTTACCCTTTATCACTGGGATCTTCCGCAATGCCTTGAGGACAAAGGCGGGTGGTTAAATCGCGATACTGTCCGGGCGTTTGCCCGGTATGTTGACGTTGTTGCCAGCGCTCTGGGCGATAAGGTCTATGCCTGGGCTACCATCAATGAGCCTTTTTGTTCAGCTTATCTGGGATACGAAACCGGTGTGCATGCGCCGGGTATTACCGGTGTTAAAAATGGCAGACAGGCAGCACACCATATATTAATGGCCCATGGTATAGGCATGAAAACCTTGCGAGCCCGCTGTCCCGACGGCATTCATGGCATTGTGTTGAATTTTTCTACCTGTATTGCTGCGTCAGCGTCTGCTGATGACATAAGAGCTGCCATTCAGGCTGATGCCTATCACAACCAGTGGTATTTGCAGCCGGTGTTAACCGGTGAATACCCGGATATACTGCTGTCACTGGCACCGGAAGAACGGCCTGAAATCCTGCCGGACGACATGGCATTAATCCGCCAACCGCTGGATTACCTGGGCGTCAATTATTATTCGCCGACAGTATACCGGGATAATGGCAAAGGTAGCTTTATTGCGCAGCCACCCTGTGATGTACCGGTTACGGATATGGGATGGGAAATCCGGCCGGAAGCGTTCACTGAATTGCTGGTGTCGCTGCATCAGCGTTATCAACTGCCGCCGGTTTATATCACCGAAAACGGAGCCGCGATGCATGATATCCTGGTTAACGATCAGGTGCACGACGACGACCGCGTCGCCTATTTTCACACTCACTTAAATGCGGTGGATGAAGCTATGCGTCAGGGCGTGGATATACGCGGCTATTTTGCCTGGTCACTGATGGACAATTTTGAATGGGCATTTGGCTACAGTAAGCGATTCGGACTGGTCTACACAGACTATGAATCCGGACAACGCATCATCAAGCAAAGCGGATTTGCCTATAAAGAGTTGATAACCCGCAAATAACCGGTAAATTGGTGACATGATGAAGGCGCAGTATTTTTATTATGGCAACCATTTACGAAGTTTCTAAAGCAGCAGGTGTTTCGCTGGCTACAGTGTCCCGGGTGATGAACGGCAATGCCAAAGTCAGTGACCGGACGCGACAAAAAGTCGTGGATGCCATGGAGGCGTTAGGTTACAAGCCTAATGCTATCGCCCAGTCTTTAGCTTCAAACCGCACAAACAGTGTGGGTTTACTGGTGTCTGAACTGCACGGCTCCTATTTTGGTGATCTGATGAGCACCATAGAGCTGATCCTTAAAAAACACGGCAAGCACGTTATTATTACCGCGGGCCACGTAGATGAAAGCCGTGAAACAGACGCCATCGATTTTCTGACCAGCCGGCGTTGTGACGCATTGATTGTCCATGCTGAAGCTGTGACTGATGACTATCTGATTTCCTTAAGCAAAACATCTGTACCGGTGGCGGTGGTGAACCGTAAAGTTAACGGTCTGGAAGATAAGTGTTTTGTCGCTGATAACGTGGATGGCGGTTATCTGGCAACAAAAGCGGTACTGGACAAAGGTCACCGGAATATCGGCTACATCAGCGGACCGCTTTTCAAAACAGATGCCTCAGACCGGTTAACCGGACATAAAAAGGCGTTAGCAGAAGCGGGTATCAGTTTTGAGTCTTCACTGATGTTTGAGGGAGACTATCATGAGTCGTCAGGTCAGGAAGGGTTTGCCAGCCTGCTGGCTCAGCATCCTGATATGACTGCACTGGTGTGCGCCAACGATGAGATGGCCTCAGGGGCAATGACCGCCGCCAGAGAAGCGGGTTTTGCTTTACCTGAACAGTTGTCGGTAGTGGGGTTTGATAACGCCATTTTCTGTCGCTATCTGTATCCCAAACTGACTACGGTAAGCAACCCGGTACGTGCCATGGGCGAAATGGCAGCGCACTGGGTGCTGGAACATGTTTACGACATCAAATGTCCTCAACCTGTCACGCATATTTTTGAGCCTGAACTAATCTTACGGGATTCGCTGGGACCGGCACCCCATGCTTAACAGGCTTTCTCCTTCGCTGCGTTACACACTCATTGTAGCGCTCGGCGGGTTCATTTTTGGCTTCGATGCCAGCGTGATTTCCGGCGCTATCGGTTTCATTGATTTAGCCTTCGGGTTGTCAGACTGGCAGCAGGGGTTTGTTGTCAGCTCCCCCACACTGGGCGCATTGATAGCCATGTGCTGTGCCGGTGCGGTCAGTGACGCTATTGGCAGGCGAAAAACCCTTATCATCATTGCTGCGCTGTATCTTGTTTCCGCCCTGGCTTCAGCCCTGTCGGTGAATTACTGGATGCTGGTAAGCGCCAGGTTTCTTGGCGGCATGGCATTTTGTTCACTGTTAATTGCCCCGGTGTATATCGCTGAAATCAGCGCACCGGAAAATCGCGGCAAAATGGTGTCAGTAAACCAGCTCAATATTGTCACGGGTCTGGCGCTTTCGTACTTCAGCAATTACGCCTTCCTTCAGCTCAGTGGCAGTGATGCGCAATGGGTCAGTGATCTTGGGATCAGTGACAACTGCTGGCGTTATATGTTGGGACTGGAAATGATACCGGCGGCCATATGGTTAGTGCTGTTGTTTAAAGTGCCCCGCAGTCCGCGCTGGCTCATGCTTAAAAATCGTCAGGCAGAAGCAGAACAGGTTGTCAGAAAACTGTTCAGTCATGAGCAGGCTGAAAGACAGCTCGCGGCTATGAGCCAGTTATCAGAAAACAAACACTGGCGATGGCGGCAGCGGCTTGGATTTCTGGTTGCACCCCGTATGCGCTTTCCTCTCATTGTCGGATTAATACTGGGTGTGTCACAACAAATCACCGGCATTAACGTGATTTTTTTCTACGCCCCGACCATTTTCGAGCATAGCGGAGTCGGCACCGATGCGGCTTTTATGCAGGCAATCTGGATAGGGTTAATCAATATTGTTTTTACCATTATTGCTATGGTGACCATTGACCGTTGGGGCAGAAAACCCTTGCTTGTAACCGGACTCTGCGGAGTGATGCTGAGCATGGCAATCTGTAGCTGGGGCTTTAAGCAAGCCACTTATGAACTGAATTCTGTGGAAGTGGCTGAAATTTCACTTGGCGATCCGGCTCTGGCCTCACAACTTGTGCCACTCACCGGCAAGGCATTTTCATCAGACGTGTCATTTAAGCAGTCTTTAATAAATGCACTGGGACAGGAACAATACAGTCAGCATCAGCGGGTTCTGTTAAGTAAGGGCATCAATATGAATGCACCAGTGGTTCTCTTTGGATTACTGGCGTTTGTGGCATCCTATGCCATGTCTTTAGGGCCTGTCATGTGGGCCATGCTGGCAGAAATATTTCCTAATCAGAGCAGGGCCCTCGCCATCTCCGTGGTGGGCGTAGTTAACTCTCTCTCCAGCTTCCTGGTACAGTTTCTGTTTCCCTGGGAGCTGATGAATCTCGGTGCCGCCGTCACTTTTGCCTCCTACGGTATATTCGCGCTCATCAGTCTGGTGCTGGTGGTTAAACTGTTTCCGGAAACCAAAGGACGTTCGCTGGAGCAAATCTCTGAGGGATTGTAGAGAAACCTCATGTGTGTGCAGGCCGGCATTAAGGACAGTTGCGAAAGCAAACTGAGATGGTAATTTTGCTCAAGAACCCGGTGAAATGGCAGAACTTATGTTGCCATTATCTGGTTAATTTTGATTGTTTCTCTGCATCACACCCTAAAAGAAAATTACTCTATGAATCTGGCAAACCGGTATCTGAATTATGCATTCACTGGCATGACGTCAGTAATAATTGTACTCACGTTTTTCAAACCTCTCTGGTTTGTAGAGTACGAGGCATTCAGGATAGTTATCCTGATTGGAGGCGGCTTCCTGCCGGTATTGTATTGCCGGAAGTTGCTAAGGTTTAAGTCAAGTCGTCAAACTTAGCTCTGGTCTTTATCTTGCGGGAGGTGAAAGGTATGTGTAGCTTGTGCGTGCTGCTGGCTAAGGTTTAAACAACTGAAATACACTGGGGTGCAGGGTGAATTCAGGTTTATAGGCGGCCTTCACTACTTCAAGGTAATTTTTTCAGCAGTTGAAAAGCAAATCATTAGCATCAGGTGCGACACGGTTTGCTACGGCAGGCCGGTGTTCTTCGGTTAGCCAAATTCAATCAAATGCTTCTTTATAACCCTGTTTAGAAGTCATCTATCACTTCTGTGCTCGTTTTTCTGGCACTTTTAGGCAGCAGTGACAGCTTTTCTTCAATTTGCCTGACTTGCATAGTAAGTCGGCCAGGCTCTGCCTCAAACAGTGTTACACCGACGATTCTGGCTACCTCAAAAGTTGCTCCTATTTCGCATTTCGGATCTGCTTTTTCTATGCGGGAAAGCATGCCTCTGGAAATACCTGCGCGGTCTGCAACCTCCTGCGCACTCATCTTTTTCTCGAGTCTGGAGGCACGAATGAGCTTCGCCAACAATGTTAGCGCTTCTTCTGTGTTACGGGAGTAACTTCTGACAGTAGATTTTGGCATTTGCGTCACATATGAAACGTTGATGGGATTAATGTTCTATATGAAGCTCATTAAGGCTTAATTTGTCAAATTATCATTTGAGTGAGTTATAGAGTATATGGTGAATCTCTCAATTCATTATTGATACTGTCCACTTCCCCTTTAATGTTACAGCCAGTCAGTTGGGGAATGGCGTTCAGGAGGATGCATACTATCTGCCTGAAACCGGCTTAGCCGACCACATTCGCGCTAAAAAGGGTAATAGCTGGTTGCATCACATGAACTACTCGGCTGGTTACGATAATTTCGGCAATCTTATTGAAAGTATGAACGTCATTACCGGTATGACGATGAATTATGAATACGATTCACTCCACAGGCTCGAAGGTAATACGATTTCGGGTTGGGGTAGTAGTGAAAGGATCAGTTACAGTTATGACGCTGTGGGTAATCTGCTCTCGAAATCTGATTATGCAGGTACATACCGTTATGGAAATGCAAACCGGAGTGCTGGCGGTAATGCCGGCAGCAATGCTGTTCGCCAAATAGTGAAAGGAAATAGTACAGTTAATTTCCTCTACGACAATATGGGGAACATGACATCAGGGGATGGGGTGTCACTAGTTTATAATGCATACAGACAACCAGTACGCATTGTGAGAAACGGGACGACCTTTGATTTTACTTACGATGCAAATTTAGAAAGGGTCAAAGAAGTACGCAATGGCATTACTACTTATGAGATAGATAAGGTATTTGAGAAAAGTTCTGACGGTAGCTGGTCGTTGTATATCGCAGATATTGCGGTATTAAAATATAGCAATAGTGACGGGCATTCTATTTTCTACCGCCATAAAGACAGACTTGGCTCGGCCCTTACGTTTACCGATGAAAACGGCAATGTAAGCGGGCGCAGAGCATTTGATCCATTTGGTAAGCCACGTGCAGAAAATGGCAGTAGCCTTTCCGTTCCCCGATTAACATTTTTAAATGATTCCGGTCAGGGCGGCCGCAGAGGCTTTACCGATCACCGTCACCTTGATGAAGCTCAGCTTATTCATATGAACGGGCGGGTGTACGATTATAACCTTGGGCGGTTTATGTCGGTGGATCCTTTGATACACGAAGGGTCACAAGGTATTAACCCCTACAGCTACATCATGAACAACCCGTTGGCGGGAACAGATCCGACAGGTTATAAGCCGGAAGAGAAAACGGTCACTGTTACCAAGGCTGGCAGCCGCATCAAACGCAAAGTAAAAGTGAGCGCAGAGTCTAATGGAGATGGTACTGCGACACTTTCATTCAGCGGTACTAATGGCGCAGCCGTCAACGCTGTAAAGAACTCAGTGGTAAACACGCTGTCTGGAGCTAGTTTTGAGGTTGCGGAAATTGGCTCACAAGGAGAAATAGCACGCAACGATCTATCATCTAATAAAAACCAGCAAGTGAATCTTACCGGAGAAGAATCCGTTTCTTTGGATGGTGGAGGTAAACTTGTTGAGGATGAGACTCTTCCCGATTACCCTAACTTACCTAAAGAAGAAGAGTTTTGGGAAGTCGTGAATTCTGCCAGAAAAAATCTTAATGATACGGTTAAATTTATGAGGGAAAAAAATCCGGGGGCAGAATATGGAATAGCTATTTATAGAAATGAAGACGGCACCTATAGACATGGTAGAGCAAATACGGCGGTTCCTCATGGATATGATCACGGACTGTCAAAATCGATACACTTGGTAGAACCACCGTTGCCAATAAAAGGAAACAACGCAGTATTAATCATGCTCTCCGCTAGAAAAAACGCTACTAGGCAAACTATTCTAGGTAGAAGTTATTTTTATAACCACTTATCAAGAGAAACTGAAACTCCAGTCTTTGTAAAAGGGAGTTATTTTACAAATGCTGCATATTTAACATTCGGAAAAGATCCGATGTTGAAAATACAATAGCATGAGGTTTTAAATTTTTATGATTAAAAGTCTTTTTTTACTTATCTTCGCGTTTTGGTCTTTCCATTCATTTGGTAAGTGTGCAGAAAGCCCGAGCTTTATAGATTCGGCAATTACCTTTGAGAAGAGTTTTAAAAATGTGAAATCTGTTAAATTCAAATATGACGATGGAAGAAACATAGATGGAAAGGCTGAATTTGTAGAAGTGACTTCGACAACTTTCTTCGTAAGATACGAATTGGAGTTTGGCATGAAAGGAGCCTATCTTTTCGCCGTAGATTTAAACGAAAAAAAAGTTTTTTTCGCAAGTTTCATGGATGGAGCTGCTATCCCATTGAGTCTAGTTGAGGGCGAGCTTGATAGCGACCATTGTGCTATAAAGTTTGCTGACTCTGATGCCTCATATACTTTAACCTATGGGGTTAAACCGACTATAACATTCGAAATGAAAAACCAGAACTCTGAGAAAGTTAAAATTTTTTTTGACTACTGAAAGACAGAATTGAACAATCAATTTTTGAGTTGATATTCGTATCCCCGCCCACCCAGCGGGGCTTTTGTCGCCAAAGTGGTGGCAAGCATTATTGGAATCATTTCAGCTTGAAACCAAGTCCCGCGTCGGCGGGGTTTGCTATCAATTATATTAATTTAGGCCGCGATGCTAGTTGCGAGGCTTTCCCACAAAAATCATGGCTTTCGCCAAACGAAAAGACTTTCGGATCACCGAGTCAACATGCGTCCTTGCAGACAATAACGTGCATAATAGAAGACGTTAATCTGTTACTGTACATGAATAGCCAGTGTGTAGTGGCATAGTGAATTTGGCCACTAAATTAGAGCTTTAATAATAACTGCATAGCAAAATCAAGTGGCAATATGGCAACAAAAAGCAGTGCGCCAGGCGCACTGCTTCTCCATTCACTTTTTATAGTTCAAAAGACAGTCTCACATACGCCTGACGGCCTAATGGATCAGCGGCGGTAGACAGATACTTGGTGAAAAAGGCTGCCGGTGGTTCGCGATCGAACAGGTTCACGGCACCCATAGCAATCTGATATTGTTCGTTGCCGCCAAAGCGGAATGCGTACTGTGCATCAATCACCGTGGATGAACTGATCTGTCCCCATGGCGTAGTGTAATTCATCGGCAGGAACACGTCATCTTCCACACCATCAATAAAGCGCATGGTGACGTTTGCGGAGTGGGCGTTGTGTAACCAGGATACCTGCATAGTGTCGCGATATTCCGGTGCAACAGAGCCAGGGTTGTTATCGTTTCTGCGTCCCACTACGTCATACACGGGTTGGTCCGGGCCCACCTGCACGGTGTACTCGTTAATCCAGGTCAGCGAGTTACTGATGCTGAGAATGTGACCATCGATGATTTCTGTACGGTAATCCAGACGCCAGTCAATGCCGTTTGTTTCGGTTTTACCCGCATTGAAATATCCCACATTTACCGCCAGTAACCGGCCATCAGCATCCCGAATCAAATCAGGCCCGTTTGGATCCCGCTCTATCACCTGAGTTGCTGTTTCTGCCGTTACCTGATTCTCAAACTCAAAGCTCCAGTAATCTATCGATGTGGTTAATTCATCTGTTACTGTCCAGGTCATGCCGATATTAACGTTAGTTGATTCTTCCGGCTCAAGGTCGGGATTGGCAATTGTATTGATTACACGGAAAGTTCCGTTGTCATTCGGGTCCAGCGGATCAATAGTCTGGCTGACGCCGGAAGATGACTGATTCCCCACTGAGTGCGCCAGAGACGGTGCTCTGAAAGCGGTACTGGCAGAGAGTCTGAAGGTGAGGTCGTCGGTCGCACGCCAGTTAAGACCTAATTTCGGATCAGTAGTGGTGAAGCGCCCGTAGTCTTCATAGCGCAACGCCAGTTGCATATCTAAATCCAGTGTCCAGGGCAGGAATAACTCTGCAAAGACAGCATCGATGGTCCGTGAGCCTTGTCCCGGAGACTGCTTGCCGGTAAAGCCCCAACGTCCGGCCTGCGTCGCCGCATCAACAGTAACTTTACGGGTTTCCTTTCTGGTTTGCCCGCCAATAGCCACACCAATCGTTCCGCCGGGTAAATCAAACCAGGAGCCGTTGGCAACAAATTCAATGATTTGATAAATCACTTCATCTGAAGAACGGCTGGGTTGCAACAGGTTGTAAAATACGCGGTCGTCATGGTTAAGCTGATCTTTACCAAAAGGGCTGAACCAGACACAGTTTCCTTCACCGGCGGTTTCAGCACTACTTGGGTTGCCAAACGGATCTGTCTGGCAATCAGCGCCACCATAACCATTTAAAGCATTTTGCAACATTTGCAGATCAGTGTCCGGCTCTGTATTCAGTGCGCGCTCCTGACTCCACACCCCGCTGACTTCGTACT encodes the following:
- a CDS encoding sensor histidine kinase, with product MISIRKTLTRRLSVAISLLIVTALLITDIAVDGWVERQFNHAVHDKIGLLETLVDEDTTGVEFEFAGEYYPEFTGTNDPEYFQLWYDGETFEKSATLHMHSMNALPFKAVQEGETVLEDIVLPDGRNGRIAYTRFIPQIDTENREAYFATKQKGERKPMTLAYAVSIEQLQYSLWLIDAAFILALIIVPLTVRFTVKNTVAYALTPLDDFIGQIRNTRLIDNPQPMQMKVPVEELLPVVESLNYFIAENSRHYQRERRLTSDIAHELKTPVTELITMAEIATRFPDDEELEAHFKPDVLTIGLRMKSIISGLMILHKYSNQKLACADIIDVCDLLTKVIDSEGSGRVHLVFDEATDTTVKSNLFALESVCTNLIANALQYSPTDSQVTCNIEKLTGDTLDVVVSNTMQKPVSDEELQLMFEPLWQHDPARTSTENFGLGLAIVKTLLKAVDAGIRVSADGGDIAFRVSLPV
- a CDS encoding glycoside hydrolase family 3 protein, with protein sequence MRKTLLSTVVASVLLTACVSSTDNADSPSVWPHLDMAVKPDQATEDRVSALLASMTVEQKVAQVIQPEIGSITPEDMRQYGFGSYLNGGGSFPGSNKHATPQEWIDLAEAMYQASVDDSKDGSTIPTMWGTDAVHGHNNVIGATLFPHNIGLGAANNPELMEQIANITAQEVMATGIDWVFAPTVAVVRDDRWGRTYESYSEDPEIVKAYAASVVKGLQGHADAGDFLGDERVISTVKHFVGDGGTVKGDDQGDNIATEQDLFDIHAQGYVGGLTAGAQSVMASFNSWHGKKLHGHEYLLTDVLKNRMGFDGFVVGDWNGHGQIKGCTNDNCAQAINAGLDIYMVPSDWKALYHNTVAQVKDGTISSARLDDAVRRILRVKMRAGLFDKASPAQRPLSGKQSLIGSEEHRKVARQAVKESLVLLKNKQSLLPLSASANILVAGDAADNIGKQSGGWTITWQGTNNTNDDFPGGTSVFDGISQYAKQAGGNATLSVDGSYSSKPDVAIVVFGEEPYAEGVGDRETLAYQPGNQKDLALLKKLKEDGIPVVSVFISGRPMWVNAELNASDAFVAAWLPGSEGAAVAEVLFGDADFKGKLPFSWPASPLQIANVGDDDYAPLLPYGFGLTFSDKNVLPDNLNEQDESLKQQSAESVAILQGGVRAPWSLQLTSNNERKTVAASAESFGSITYRTSDKVVQEDAITVTFNGKTPAGVAFTRTEKAELVASNAHAENRALVFSVNVSQPFSDDVLVTLCSEQQDGDEACPSGVNIAPALSDFEGNSWQSLALPLKCFASPDVNTLTTAFALRTSGSGTLSLADVFIQQAPENVDVLACE
- a CDS encoding GH1 family beta-glucosidase, translated to MKKIELPDDSPMRHCDFLFGVATSSYQIEGSRHQRDDCIWDLFCRKPGAISDGSDGDIACRHIEKWREDAELIASLGVDAYRLSVCWPRVINDEGTVNEEGLAFYIELVTWLHNRGIKVFVTLYHWDLPQCLEDKGGWLNRDTVRAFARYVDVVASALGDKVYAWATINEPFCSAYLGYETGVHAPGITGVKNGRQAAHHILMAHGIGMKTLRARCPDGIHGIVLNFSTCIAASASADDIRAAIQADAYHNQWYLQPVLTGEYPDILLSLAPEERPEILPDDMALIRQPLDYLGVNYYSPTVYRDNGKGSFIAQPPCDVPVTDMGWEIRPEAFTELLVSLHQRYQLPPVYITENGAAMHDILVNDQVHDDDRVAYFHTHLNAVDEAMRQGVDIRGYFAWSLMDNFEWAFGYSKRFGLVYTDYESGQRIIKQSGFAYKELITRK
- a CDS encoding LacI family DNA-binding transcriptional regulator, whose product is MATIYEVSKAAGVSLATVSRVMNGNAKVSDRTRQKVVDAMEALGYKPNAIAQSLASNRTNSVGLLVSELHGSYFGDLMSTIELILKKHGKHVIITAGHVDESRETDAIDFLTSRRCDALIVHAEAVTDDYLISLSKTSVPVAVVNRKVNGLEDKCFVADNVDGGYLATKAVLDKGHRNIGYISGPLFKTDASDRLTGHKKALAEAGISFESSLMFEGDYHESSGQEGFASLLAQHPDMTALVCANDEMASGAMTAAREAGFALPEQLSVVGFDNAIFCRYLYPKLTTVSNPVRAMGEMAAHWVLEHVYDIKCPQPVTHIFEPELILRDSLGPAPHA
- a CDS encoding sugar porter family MFS transporter, which codes for MLNRLSPSLRYTLIVALGGFIFGFDASVISGAIGFIDLAFGLSDWQQGFVVSSPTLGALIAMCCAGAVSDAIGRRKTLIIIAALYLVSALASALSVNYWMLVSARFLGGMAFCSLLIAPVYIAEISAPENRGKMVSVNQLNIVTGLALSYFSNYAFLQLSGSDAQWVSDLGISDNCWRYMLGLEMIPAAIWLVLLFKVPRSPRWLMLKNRQAEAEQVVRKLFSHEQAERQLAAMSQLSENKHWRWRQRLGFLVAPRMRFPLIVGLILGVSQQITGINVIFFYAPTIFEHSGVGTDAAFMQAIWIGLINIVFTIIAMVTIDRWGRKPLLVTGLCGVMLSMAICSWGFKQATYELNSVEVAEISLGDPALASQLVPLTGKAFSSDVSFKQSLINALGQEQYSQHQRVLLSKGINMNAPVVLFGLLAFVASYAMSLGPVMWAMLAEIFPNQSRALAISVVGVVNSLSSFLVQFLFPWELMNLGAAVTFASYGIFALISLVLVVKLFPETKGRSLEQISEGL
- a CDS encoding helix-turn-helix transcriptional regulator, giving the protein MPKSTVRSYSRNTEEALTLLAKLIRASRLEKKMSAQEVADRAGISRGMLSRIEKADPKCEIGATFEVARIVGVTLFEAEPGRLTMQVRQIEEKLSLLPKSARKTSTEVIDDF